Proteins encoded in a region of the Kryptolebias marmoratus isolate JLee-2015 linkage group LG14, ASM164957v2, whole genome shotgun sequence genome:
- the sptan1 gene encoding spectrin alpha chain, non-erythrocytic 1 isoform X1, giving the protein MDIVGVKVLETAEDIQERRQQVLDRYRRFKELSVVRRQKLEDSYRFQFFRRDADELEKWIQEKLQIASDENYKDPSNLQGKLQKHQAFEAEVQANSGAIIKLDKTGNLMITEGHFASETIRTRLEELHRLWDLLLQKTKEKGMRLLQAQKLVQYLRECEDALDWISDKEAIVTSEEVGQDLEHVELLQKKFEEFQTDLAAHEERVNEVNQLAAKLIQEEHPEVELIVRKQEEVNAAWQRLKGLSQQRQAKLFGSAEVQRFNRDVDETISWIKEKEQLMASDDFGRDLASVQALLRKHGGLERDLDALKDKVNTLGGDAERLQETHPPNASQIHLKKDELVTNWEQIQTLAAERHARLNDSYQLQRFTADFRDLTSWVTEMKALINADELANDVAGAEALLDRHQEHKGEIDAHEDSFRSTDEAGQALLNTGHYASEEVKEKLGILTQEKESLLELWEVRRQQYEQCMDLQLFYRDTEQVDNWMSKQEAFLLNEDLGDSLDSVEALVKKHEDFEKSLSAQEEKITALDEFATKLIQNNHYAKEDVATRRDALLSRRNALHERAQARRAALDDSFLLQQFFRDSDELKSWINEKMKTATDESYKDPSNLQGKVQKHQAFEAELTANQSRIDSLQKSGQELLDRKHYASTEVSARMEEVSSQWKKLQEATELKGIKLREANQQQQFNRNVEDIELWLYEVEGHLASDDFGKDLTSVQNLQKKHALLEADVAAHQDRIDGISIQARQFQEAGHFDADNIKKKQEALVVRYEALREPMAARKQKLSDSLRLQQLFRDVEDEETWIREKEPIASSTNRGKDLIGVQNLLKKHQALQAEITGHEPRIKMVTQKGDTMVEEGHFAGEEVKAKLAELHGRWDTLKSKASQRRQDLEDSLQAQQYFADANEAESWMREKEPIVGSPDYGKDEDSAEALLKKHEALMSDLSAYGSSIQALKEQAQSCRQQVAPTDDETGKELVLALYDYQEKSPREVTMKKGDILTLLNSTNKDWWKVEVNDRQGFVPAAYVKKLDPTQSSSRENLLDEHGSIAARQEQIENQLVTKEACSVSVRMKQVEELYGTLLELGEKRKNMLEKSCKKFMLFREANELQQWIHEKEGALTNEEVGSDLEQVEVLQKKFDDFQKDLKANESRLRDINKVASELESEGLMAEEAPMVQAQQQELLASAAGKDEPDSKTASPWKTVRLGVQTTANFNSIKELNNRWRSLQQLAEDRSNMLGSAHEVQRFHRDADETKEWIEEKNQALNTDNYGHDLASVQALQRKHEGFERDLAALGDKVKSLGETAERLIQSHPEAVDDIQEKCTELNTAWSSLVGRADQRKEKLGNSHDLQRFLSDFRDLMSWINGIRGLVSSEELAKDVTGAEALLERHQEHRTEIDARAGTFQQFEHFGQQLLARGHYASPEIQQKLAALDRERADLENAWVQRRMMLDQCLELQLFNRDCEQAENWMAAREAFLASDDKGDSLDSVEALIKKHEDFDKAINVQEEKIAALQSFADQLIGADHYAKPEISNRRNEVLDRWRRLKAQMIEKRSKLGESQTLQQFSRDVDEIEAWISEKLQTATDESYKDPTNIQSKHQKHQAFEAELHANADRIRGVIDTGNSLIQRGACAGSEDAVKARLSALDEQWQFLVNKSAEKSQKLKEANKQQNFNTGIKDFDFWLSEVEALLASEDYGKDLASVNNLLKKHQLLEADISAHEDRLKDLNGQADSLMASNAFDTSQVKDKRDAVNGRFAKIKSMAAGRRAKLNESHRLHQFFRDLDDEESWIKEKKLLVGSEDYGRDLTGVQNLRKKHKRLEAELGAHEPAIQSVLDTGKKLSDDNTIGQEEIQQRLAQFVEHWKELKDLSGARGRRLEESLEYQQFVANVEEEEAWINEKLNLVGSEDYGDTLAAVQGLLKKHEAFETDFTVHRDRVNDVCVNGEELIKKVLSPNPNTPRERSGSSPLMMTFLCWNQNNHHVDNISAKMAALRGKVSELERAAAQRKAKLDENSAFLQFNWKADVVESWIGEKENSLKTDDYGRDLSSVQTLLTKQETFDAGLQAFQQEGITNITALKDQLLAAKHVQSKAIEARHAALIKRWNQLLSNSAARKKKLLEAQEHFRKVEDLFLTFAKKASAFNSWFENAEEDLTDPVRCNSLEEIRALREAHEAFRSSLSSAQTDFNQLAELDQQIKSYQVVSNPYTWFTMEALEETWRNLQKIIKERELELQKEQRRQEENDKLRQEFAQHANAFHQWLQETRTYLLDGSCMVEESGTLESQLEATKRKHQEIRAMRSQLKKIEDLGAAMEEALILDNKYTEHSTVGLAQQWDQLDQLGMRMQHNLEQQIQARNTTGVTEEALKEFSMMFKHFDKEKSGRLNHQEFKSCLRSLGYDLPMVEEGEPDPEFEAILDTVDPNRDGNVSLQEYMAFMISRETENVKSSEEIESAFRALSTENKPYVTKEELYQNLTKEQADYCLSHMKPYLDSKGREVPSAFDFVEFTRSLFVN; this is encoded by the exons ATGGACATCGTAGGAGTCAAAGTGCTGGAGACAGCCGAAGACATCCAGGAACGCCGGCAGCAGGTTCTAGACCGCTACCGGCGTTTCAAGGAGCTGTCGGTTGTTCGCCGGCAGAAGCTGGAGGACTCGTACCGCTTCCAGTTCTTCCGCCGAGACGCTGATGAGTTGGAGAAGTGGATCCAGGAGAAACTGCAGATCGCCTCTGATGAGAACTACAAGGACCCGTCCAACCTGCAG GGTAAACTGCAGAAACATCAGGCCTTCGAAGCTGAAGTTCAGGCCAACTCTGGAGCCATCATCAAACTGGACAAGACTGGAAACCTGATGATCACCGAGGGACACTTCGCCTCCGAGACCATCCGG ACCCGTCTGGAGGAGCTGCACCGTCTGTGGGACCTCCTGCTGCAGAAGACCAAGGAGAAGGGGATGCGTCTGCTGCAGGCCCAGAAACTGGTCCAGTACCTGCGGGAGTGTGAAGATGCCCTGGACTGGATCAGCGACAAG GAGGCCATCGTCACCTCTGAGGAGGTGGGTCAGGACCTGGAGCACGTGGAGCTCCTGCAGAAGAAGTTCGAGGAGTTTCAGACGGATCTGGCGGCCCACGAGGAGCGCGTGAACGAGGTGAACCAGCTGGCGGCCAAGCTGATCCAGGAGGAGCACCCCGAGGTGGAGCTGATCGTCCGTAAGCAGGAGGAGGTGAACGCAGCCTGGCAGCGCCTGAAGGGTCTGTCCCAGCAGAGACAGGCCAAGCTCTTCggttctgctgaggttcagCGCTTCAACAG GGACGTTGATGAGACCATCAGCTGGATCAAGGAGAAGGAGCAGCTGATGGCCTCTGATGACTTCGGCAGAGACCTGGCCAGCGTTCAGGCTCTGCTGAGGAAACATGGAGGTCTGGAGAGAGACCTGGATGCTCTGAAGGACAAG GTGAACACTCTGGGAGGAGACGCAGAGCGCCTCCAGGAGACCCATCCCCCGAACGCTTCCCAGATCCACCTGAAGAAGGACGAGCTGGTCACCAACTGGGAGCAGATCCAAACCCTGGCTGCTGAACGCCACGCTCGCCTCAACGACTCCTACCA GCTGCAGCGTTTCACCGCAGACTTCAGGGACCTGACCAGCTGGGTGACGGAGATGAAGGCTCTGATCAACGCTGACGAACTGGCCAATGACGTGGCAGGAGCTGAGGCCCTGCTGGACCGCCACCAGGAGCACAAG GGGGAAATCGATGCTCATGAGGACAGTTTCAGATCCACGGATGAAGCTGGTCAGGCTCTGCTGAATACAGGACATTACGCCTCCGAGGAGGTCAAAGAAAAG CTCGGTATCCTGACTCAGGAGAAGGAGTCTCTGTTGGAGCTGTGGGAGGTTCGCCGGCAGCAGTACGAGCAGTGCATGGACCTGCAGCTCTTCTACAGAGACACGGAGCAGGTGGACAACTGGATGAGCAAACAGGAG GCGTTCCTGCTGAATGAAGACCTCGGGGACTCTCTGGACAGCGTGGAGGCGCTGGTGAAAAAACACGAGGACTTTGAGAAGTCCCTGAGCGCCCAGGAGGAGAAGATCACT GCTCTGGATGAATTTGCCACCAAGCTGATCCAGAACAACCACTACGCTAAAGAGGACGTGGCGACACGCAGAGATGCA CTTCTGAGCCGCAGGAACGCCCTGCATGAGCGAGCTCAGGCCCGCCGGGCCGCTCTGGACGACTCCTTCCTCCTGCAGCAGTTCTTCAGGGACTCTGACGAGCTGAAGAGCTGGATCAACGAGAAGATGAAGACCGCCACCGACGAGTCCTACAAG GACCCCTCCAACCTGCAGGGGAAGGTGCAGAAACACCAGGCCTTCGAGGCCGAGCTGACGGCCAATCAGAGCCGCATCGATTCTCTGCAGAAGTCGGGTCAGGAGCTGCTGGACAGGAAGCACTACGCGTCCACCGAGGTGTCGGCTCGCATGGAGGAGGTCAGCTCGCAGTGGAAGAAGCTGCAGGAGGCCACCGAGCTGAAGG GCATCAAGCTGCGCGAGgccaaccagcagcagcagttcaaCAGGAACGTGGAGGACATCGAGCTCTGGCTCTACGAGGTGGAGGGACACCTGGCGTCAGACGACTTCGGGAAAGACCTGACGAGCGTCCAGAACCTGCAGAAGAAGCACGCTCTGCTGGAGGCCGACGTGGCTGCTCACCAG GATCGGATCGACGGGATCTCGATCCAGGCCCGGCAGTTCCAGGAGGCCGGGCACTTTGATGCCGACAACATCAAGAAGAAGCAGGAAGCTCTGGTGGTCCGTTACGAAGCTCTGCGTGAGCCCATGGCCGCCCGCAAACAGAAACTGTCCGACTCGCTGCGACTGCAGCAGCTGTTCAGAGACGTGGAGGACGAGGAGACCTGGATCCGTGAGAAGGAACCCATCGCTTCTTCTACCAACAGAG GTAAAGACCTGATTGGTGTCCAGAACCTCCTGAAGAAGCACCAGGCGCTGCAAGCCGAGATCACGGGTCATGAACCTCGAATCAAGATGGTCACCCAGAAAGGAGACACCATGGTGGAGGAAG GGCACTTTGCAGGCGAGGAGGTGAAGGCCAAGCTGGCTGAACTTCACGGCCGCTGGGACACCCTGAAGTCCAAGGCGTCTCAGAGGAGACAGGACCTGGAGGACTCTCTGCAGGCCCAGCAGTACTTCGCTGACGCCAACGAGGCCGAGTCCTGGATGAGGGAGAAGGAGCCCATTGTCGGGAGTCCGGACTACGGCAAAGACGAGGACTCAGCTGAG GCTCTGCTGAAGAAGCACGAGGCCCTGATGTCGGACCTGTCTGCTTACGGCAGCAGCATCCAGGCCCTGAAGGAGCAGGCGCAGTCCTGCAGG CAACAAGTGGCTCCCACCGACGACGAGACCGGCAAGGAGCTGGTTCTGGCTCTGTACGACTACCAGGAGAAGAGCCCGCGAGAAGTGACCATGAAGAAGGGCGACATCCTCACCCTCCTCAACAGCACCAACAAG GACTGGTGGAAGGTGGAGGTGAACGACCGTCAGGGCTTCGTTCCTGCTGCCTACGTGAAGAAGTTGGACCCGACCCAGTCGTCCTCCAGGGAGAACCTTCTGGACGAACACGGCAGCATCGCAGCTCGTCAGGAACAGATCGAGAACca GCTGGTCACCAAGGAGGCCTGCAGCGTCTCTGTACGCATGAAGCAGGTGGAAGAGCT GTACGGCACGCTGCTGGAGCTGGGGGAGAAGCGTAAAAACATGCTGGAGAAGAGCTGCAAGAAGTTCATGTTGTTCCGCGAAGCCAACGAGCTGCAGCAGTGGATCCACGAGAAGGAGGGCGCCCTGACCAACGAGGAGGTGGGCTCCGACCTCGAGCAGGTCGAGGTTCTGCAGAAGAAGTTTGACGACTTCCAGAAG GACCTGAAGGCGAACGAGTCCCGGCTGAGAGACATCAACAAGGTGGCGTCAGAGCTGGAGTCTGAGGGTCTGATGGCTGAAGAAGCTCCGATGGTTCAGGCTCAG CAACAAGAGCTGCTGGCTTCTGCTGCCGGGAAG GATGAACCCGACTCCAAGACGGCGTCTCCGTGGAAG aCTGTTCGTTTGGGTGTCCAAACAACGGCTAACTTTAATTCCATCAAG GAGCTGAATAATCGCTGGCGCTcgctgcagcagctggctgaggACCGGAGCAACATGCTGGGCAGCGCCCACGAGGTGCAGCGCTTCCACAG AGACGCTGATGAAACCAAAGAGTGGATCGAGGAGAAGAACCAGGCCCTCAACACAGACAACTACGGCCACGACCTGGCCAGCGTTCAGGCTCTGCAGCGGAAACACGAAGGCTTCGAGCGCGACCTGGCAGCTCTGGGCGATAAG GTGAAATCTCTGGGGGAGACGGCCGAGCGGCTGATCCAGTCCCACCCCGAGGCCGTGGACGACATCCAGGAGAAATGCACGGAGCTGAACACAGCCTGGAGCAGCCTGGTGGGGCGGGCCGACCAACGCAAGGAGAAGCTGGGAAACTCCCATGACCTGCAGCGCTTCCTGTCCGACTTCAG AGACCTGATGTCCTGGATCAATGGGATCCGGGGCCTGGTGTCCTCAGAGGAGCTGGCCAAGGACGTGACGGGAGCCGAAGCTCTGCTGGAGCGCCACCAG GAGCACCGCACCGAGATCGACGCTCGCGCCGGGACCTTCCAGCAGTTCGAGCACTTCGGCCAGCAGCTGCTGGCTCGAGGGCACTACGCCAGCCCCGAGATCCAGCAGAAGCTGGCGGCTCTGGACCGCGAGCGCGCCGACCTGGAGAACGCCTGGGTGCAGCGCCGCATGATGCTGGACCAGTGCCTGGAGCTGCAG ctcttTAACAGGGACTGTGAGCAGGCGGAGAACTGGATGGCGGCTCGGGAGGCGTTCCTCGCCAGCGATGATAAAGGCGACTCTCTGGACAGCGTGGAGGCGCTCATCAAGAAACACGAGGACTTCGACAAGGCCATCAACGTTCAG gaggagaagatCGCGGCTCTGCAGTCGTTTGCTGACCAGCTGATCGGAGCCGATCATTACGCCAAACCTGAGATCTCCAACCGCCGCAACGAGGTCCTGGACAG GTGGCGCCGGCTGAAGGCCCAGATGATTGAGAAGCGCTCGAAGCTGGGAGAGTCTCAGACCCTGCAGCAGTTCAGCCGGGACGTGGACGAGATCGAGGCCTGGATCAGCGAGAAACTCCAGACCGCCACCGACGAGTCCTACAAGGATCCCACCAACATCCAG AGcaaacatcagaaacatcagGCGTTTGAGGCCGAGCTGCACGCCAACGCCGACAGGATCCGAGGCGTCATCGACACCGGGAACTCCCTGATCCAGAGAGGAGCGTGCGCCGGCAGCGAGGACGCCGTCAAG GCCCGGCTCAGCGCTCTGGATGAGCAGTGGCAGTTCCTCGTCAACAAATCAGCAGAGAAGAGTCAGAAACTGAAAGAAGCCAACAAGCAGCAGAACTTCAACACCGGCATTAAGGACTTTGACTTCTGGCTGTCTGAG GTGGAGGCCCTCCTGGCCTCCGAGGATTATGGGAAAGATCTGGCGTCGGTCAACAACCTGCTGAAGAAGCATCAGCTGCTGGAGGCGGATATTTCTGCTCATGAG GACCGTCTGAAGGACCTGAATGgtcaggccgacagcctgatgGCGAGCAACGCCTTCGACACGTCGCAGGTGAAGGACAAACGAGACGCCGTCAACGGGCGCTTCGCCAAGATCAAGAGCATGGCGGCGGGGAGGCGGGCCAAGCTGAACGAGTCGCACCGCCTCCATCAGTTCTTCAGGGACCTGGACGACGAGGAGTCCTGGATCAA AGAGAAGAAGTTACTGGTCGGGTCCGAGGATTACGGACGGGATTTGACGGGAGTGCAGAACCTGAGGAAGAAGCATAAGAGGCTGGAAGCTGAACTGGGAGCTCACGAGCCGGCCATCCAG TCGGTTCTGGACACGGGGAAGAAGCTGTCTGATGACAACACCATCGGGCAGGAGGAGATCCAGCAGAGGCTGGCCCAGTTCGTGGAGCACTGGAAGGAACTGAAGGACTTATCTGGAGCGAG GGGGAGGAGGCTGGAGGAGTCGCTGGAGTACCAGCAGTTTGTGGCGAACGtggaggaagaagaagcctgGATTAATGAGAAGTTGAACCTGGTTGGGAGCGAGGACTATGGAGACACGCTGGCTGCCGTGCAG GGTCTGCTGAAAAAACACGAGGCGTTTGAGACGGACTTCACCGTCCATCGAGACCGAGTCAACGACGTCTGTGTGAACGGAGAGGAGCTCATCAAGAAGGTACTGAGCCCGAACCCGAACACTCCAAGGGAACGAAGCGGTTCTTCTCCTCTGATGATGACTTTTCTCTGTTGGAACCAGAACAACCACCACGTGGACAACATCAGCGCCAAGATGGCGGCTCTGAGAGGAAAGGTGTCGGAGCTGGAGCGGGCGGCGGCGCAGAGGAAGGCCAAGCTGGACGAAAACTCTGCTTTCCTGCAGTTCAACTGGAAGGCCGACGTCGTGGAGTCCTGGATCg GGGAGAAGGAGAACAGCCTGAAGACCGACGACTACGGCAGAGATCTGTCCTCGGTCCAGACTCTGCTCACCAAGCAG GAGACCTTCGATGCGGGTCTTCAGGCCTTCCAGCAGGAAGGAATCACCAACATCACGGCTCTGAAGGACCAGCTGCTCGCTGCCAAACACGTGCAGTCCAAGGCCATCGAGGCGCGTCACGCCGCTCTGATCAAACGCTGGAACCAGCTGCTGTCCAACTCTGCCGCTCGCAAGAAGAAGCTGCTGGAAGCTCAGGAGCACTTCAGGAAG GTCGAGGACTTGTTCCTGACCTTCGCGAAGAAAGCCTCGGCGTTCAACAGCTGGTTTGAGAACGCGGAGGAGGACCTGACAGACCCGGTGAGGTGCAACTCTCTGGAGGAGATCCGGGCCCTGCGAGAAGCCCACGAGGCGTTCCGCTCCTCGCTGAGTTCTGCGCAGACCGACTTCAACCAGCTGGCTGAGCTGGACCAGCAGATCAAGAGCTACCAGGTGGTGTCCAACCCCTACACCTGGTTCACCATGGAGGCCCTGGAGGAGACGTGGAGGAACCTGCAGAAGATCATCAAG gagcgggagctggagctgcagaaggagcagaggaggcaggaggagaacGACAAGCTCCGCCAGGAGTTCGCTCAGCACGCCAACGCCTTCCACCAGTGGCTGCAGGAGACCAG GACGTATCTTCTGGACGG GTCCTGCATGGTCGAAGAGTCCGGGACTCTGGAGTCGCAGCTGGAGGCCACAAAG cGTAAGCACCAGGAGATCCGGGCCATGCGCAGCCAGCTGAAGAAGATCGAGGACCTGGGAGCAGCCATGGAGGAGGCGCTGATCCTGGACAACAAGTACACGGAGCACAGCACCGTGGGTCTGGCCCAGCAGTGGGACCAGCTGGACCAGCTGGGGATGAGGATGCAGCACAACCTGGAGCAGCAGATCCAGGCCCG aaACACGACCGGAGTCACAGAGGAGGCGCTGAAGGAGTTCAGCATGATGTTCAA GCACTTCGACAAGGAGAAGTCGGGTCGTCTGAACCACCAGGAGTTCAAGTCCTGCCTGCGGTCTCTGGGCTACGACCTGCCCATGGTGGAGGAGGGGGAACCGGACCCGGAGTTCGAGGCCATCCTGGACACGGTGGATCCCAACAG GGATGGGAACGTGTCGCTGCAGGAGTACATGGCCTTCATGATCAGCCGGGAGACGGAGAACGTGAAGTCCAGCGAGGAGATCGAGAGCGCCTTCCGGGCCCTGAGCACCGAGAACAAACCCTACGTCACGAAGGAGGAGCTGTACCAG AACCTGACCAAGGAGCAGGCGGACTACTGCCTGTCCCACATGAAGCCGTACCTGGACAGTAAGGGCCGCGAGGTTCCGTCGGCCTTCGACTTCGTGGAGTTCACCCGCTCGCTGTTCGTCAACTGA